GAAACCGAATCGATCATCATGATCGGGGAAATCGGGGGCAGTGCCGAAGAAGAAGCCGCGCAATTCCTGAAAGATGAAGCAAAACGCGGGCGGTCCAAACCCTGCGCAGGCTTCATTGCTGGCCGCACGGCCCCTCCGGGGCGGCGCATGGGCCATGCTGGCGCGATTGTTGCTGGCGGCAAAGGTGGTGCTGACGATAAGATCGAAGCGATGAAAAGCGCCGGTATCATCGTTGCCGACAGCCCCGCCGGTCTGGGCGAGGCTGTGCTGAAAGCGATTGGCAAATAAACCGATCCCGCCAAGGGGGACAAAACATGACCATAACGCAAGCCATTCAGAATGGTTTTCGCAACGCGTTTACATTTTCGGGGCGATCACGTCGCCCCGAATACTGGTTTTTCTTTGCTTTTGTCTTTGGCGGGGCGGCTGTGCTGAGTGTGCTTGAGCTTGCCATTCGCGGAACTACCGGCGGGCTTGTGTTGCGCGCGTTCCAGATCATCGTGTTTGTGCCGTTTCTGGCCGTGGGCTGGCGCCGGTTGCAAGATACCGGCCGCCCCGGTTGGTTCCTGCTGGTGCCATCCGCGATTGTTGTGGCCAGCACGTTCGTCTCCGGCTCGGTGTTCCAGCATATGATCGGCATTATTCTGTCCCCGTTCGGCCTTGCTGCGCGGGGCGGGCCTGATGGGATTGTGGGTGTTATGTCCATTGTTCAGATACTGGCTGGTCTGGTTATCGTGTTCTGGATGTCACGTTCCAGCCAGCGTGGGCCGAACACCTATGGCCCTGAACCGCGCGTGCATTGACGCGCATAATCTTTACCGTAGCACAAAGGTGCTGACATGAATGACCAAAGCCCGAATGAGCAGTTGAACGCGCAGGATTTCCTGCAAGGGCATAATACCGATTATGTAGAAGCGCTTCAGGCAAAACATGCGGCGGACCCGTCTTCGGTTGACGCGGCCTGGGCGGAGTATTTCAAGGCCTTGGGCGAAACCCAGGACGATGCGACACGCGCTGCCGCTGGCCCCAGCTGGGCGCGCCGCGACTGGCCACCTGTGCCAAATGATGATCTGACCGCCGCACTAACCGGGGAATGGCCGGTTGTTGCTGCGCCGAAAACCGCCGCCAAACCGGTCGCTGGCGAAGGCGATGCCGCCGCGCAAAAGATCACCGCCAAGGCCGCCGAAAAAGGGGTCACCCTGACCACCGAACAGGTGCGCGGTGCGGTCCTTGACAGCTTGCGCGCGCTGATGATCATTCGCGCCTACCGTATTCGGGGCCATCTGGTTGCCGATCTGGACCCGCTGGGCCTGCAAAGCGAAGAACCACATCCCGAACTGGACCCGCGGTCTTACGGCTTTACCGAAGCCGACATGGACCGCCCGATCTTTATCGACAATGTTCTGGGGCTGGAAGTCGCATCGCTGCGCGAAATTATCGACATTCTGCAGCGCACCTATTGCGGCACATTCGCGTTGCAGTTCATGCATATTTCCAACCCCGAACAAGTGTCATGGCTGAAGGAACGCATCGAGGGGCTGGGCAAGGAAATCCAGTTCACCAAGCGCGGACGCCGCGCCATTCTGGACAAGCTGGTGCAGGCAGAAGGCTTTGAAAAATTCCTGCATGTCAAATACATGGGCACCAAGCGTTTCGGACTGGACGGGGGCGAAGCGGTCATTCCCGCGATGGAACAGATCATCAAACGCGGCGGTGCGCTGGGTGTGCGTGAAATCGCAGTCGGCATGCCGCATCGGGGCCGACTGAACATTCTGGCCAATGTTATGGCGAAGCCTTATCGCGCCATTTTCAACGAGTTTCAGGGCGGCAGCTTCAAGCCCGAAGATGTCGACGGGTCGGGTGATGTGAAATATCACCTTGGCGCATCGTCGGACCGCAAATTTGACGGAAACACCGTGCATTTGTCGCTGACGGCCAACCCGTCGCATCTGGAAGCGGTGAACCCTGTTGTTCTGGGCAAGGTGCGCGCCAAACAAGACCAGATCGGCGATGCAGAACGCCGTCAGGTTCTGGGTGTGCTGCTGCATGGTGACGCGGCCTTCGCGGGGCAGGGTATCATTGCCGAAGGGTTCGGGCTGTCGGGTCTGCGCGGTCACCGCACGGGTGGGACCATCCATCTGGTCGTGAACAACCAGATCGGGTTTACCACGGCACCGCATTTCAGCCGCTCGTCGCCCTATCCCACAGACATTGCCCTGATGGTGGAAGCGCCGATTTTCCACGTCAATGGCGATGACCCCGAAGCGGTGGTGCATGCCGCCAAAGTGGCCACGGAATTCCGCCAGAAATTCCTGAAGGATGTGGTCATTGACGTGTTCTGTTATCGCCGTTTCGGCCATAACGAAGGCGACGAGCCGATGTTCACCAATCCGGCCATGTATACCCGTATCAAGAAGCATAAATCGACGCTTCAGCTGTATACCGAACGTCTGGTCGCAGACGGGCTGATTCCCGAAGGTGAAATTGACGATATGAAGGCCGCGTTTCAGGCGCATCTGAATGATGAATTTGAAGCCGGAAAAACCTATAAGCCCAACAAGGCCGACTGGCTGGACGGGCGCTGGTCCCACCTGAACCGCGAGGGCGAGGAATACCAGCGCGGTCAGACATCGATTCCCAGCGAAACACTGGCCGAACTGGGCGGGGCGCTGACGCACTATCCCGAAGGGTTCAACATTCACAAGACTGTTGTGCGCCAGCTGGAGGCCAAGAAGGAAATGTTCGCGTCCGGGCGCGGGTTTGACTGGGCCACAGCCGAAGCACTGGCGTTCGGATCACTCGTGACCGAAGGGTATCCTGTGCGCCTGTCAGGTCAGGATTCCACGCGTGGCACTTTCAGCCAGCGCCATTCTGCCTTTATCGACCAGCAGACCGAGGATCGCTACTACGCCTTGAACAATATCAAGGAAGGGCAGGCGCGTTTTGAGGTCATCGACTCCATGCTGTCGGAATATGCCGTTCTGGGGTTCGAATACGGCTATTCGCTGGCCGAACCCAATGCGCTGGTGATGTGGGAAGCGCAGTTTGGCGATTTCGCCAATGGTGCACAGATCATGTTTGACCAGTTCATCAGTTCCGGCGAAAGCAAATGGTTGCGCATGTCCGGTCTGGTCATGTTGTTGCCGCACGGATTCGAAGGGCAGGGGCCGGAACACAGTTCCGCCCGGCTGGAGCGTTTCTTGCAGCAATGCGCACAGGACAACTGGATCGTTGCGAATTGCTCGACGCCCGCAAACTATTTCCACATTCTGCGCCGCCAGATTCACCGCAGCTTCCGCAAGCCGCTGGTGCTGATGACCCCGAAATCACTGCTGCGCCACAAGCTTTGCATTTCTGAAGCCGCAGATTTCACCGAAGGGTCCAGCTTCCACCGTGTGCTGTGGGATGATGCCCAAAAAGGCAACAGCACCACCGAACTGGTGGCAGATGACAAGATCAAGCGTGTGATCATGTGTTCGGGCAAGGTGTATTACGACCTGCTGGAAGAACGTGATGCGCGCGGGATTACGGATATATATCTGCTGCGCGTGGAGCAATTCTATCCCTTCCCGGCAATGGCGCTGCTGAAGGAACTGGAACGCTTCCCCAATGCAGAAGTGATCTGGTGTCAGGAAGAGCCGAAGAACCAGGGTGCCTGGAGCTTCATTGAACCAAATATCGAATGGGTTCTGGGACGTCTGAAAGGGGCCACAAAACGCCCCCGTTATGTGGGGCGCACAGCCAGTGCCTCGCCTGCGACAGGGCTTGCCAGTCAACATAAAGCACAACAAGAAGCGCTCGTGAATGAAGCGCTGACAATCGAGGGATAACAAGACCATGTCCACCGAAGTTCGAGTGCCCACACTGGGCGAAAGTGTTTCCAAGGCGACTATTGCAACCTGGTTCAAGAAGCCCGGTGACGCGGTTGCGGTCGATGAAATGCTGTGTGAACTGGAAACCGATAAGGTGACCGTCGAAGTGCCCTCGCCCGTGGCAGGCACATTGGGCGAGATTGTCGCGCAGGAAGGCGACACTGTGGGCGTCGATGCGCTGCTGGCCATGATCAGCGAGCCGGGTGCTGCGGAAACCCCCAGCAAAGCCCCCAAGGCGGATGCAAAACCCGCTGAGGCCCCGCAGCAGGATGCGGGCGAGAGCGTGGACGTGATGGTCCCCGCTTTGGGCGAAAGCGTATCCGAGGCCACTGTCGCAAGCTGGTTCAAGAAACCGGGCGACGCGGTCGAACAGGACGAAATGCTGTGCGAGCTGGAAACTGATAAAGTGTCGGTCGAAGTGCCTGCGCCCGCATCGGGTGTTCTGGCCGAGATCCTGGCAGAAGAAGGCAGCACAGTTGCCGCAGGCGGCAAGCTGGCGGTGATTTCCGGCGGTGCGGTGGCATCACCTGCGGCAGGCGCGCAAGCCCCTGCGGCCACGTCCGGTTCCGCCGGGCGCGATGTCGAAGACGCACCATCTGCCAAGAAGCTGATGGCCGAAAAGGGGCTGTCCGCCGATCAGGTCACGGGAACGGGCCGCGACGGGCGGATCATGAAGGAAGACGTGCAGAAGGCAGCGGCGGCCCCAGCGGCGCAGCCTACGGCTGCACCGGCTGTGCCCACCCCTGCCGCTGCCCCGCGTGCGCCGGTTGCCGCAGATGATGCGGCGCGCGAAGAGCGTGTGAAGATGACGCGTCTGCGCCAGACCATTGCACGCCGCCTGAAGGATGCGCAGAACACCGCCGCCATGCTGACCACCTATAATGAAGCCGACATGGGCGGCATCATGGAGTTGCGCAAGGAATACAAGGACCAGTTTGAAAAGAAGCATGGCGTGAAGATGGGCTTTATGTCCTTCTTTGTGAAAGCGTGCTGCCATGCGCTGAACGAAGTGCCCGAAGTGAATGCCGAAATTGACGGCACCAATGTGGTTTACAAGAACTACGTCCATATGGGTGTCGCCGTCGGCACGCCCAACGGGCTGGTCGTGCCGGTGCTGCGCGATGCGCATAAGATGGGCTTTGCCGAAATTGAAAAGCGCATTGCCGAAATGGGCAAACGCGCGCGGGACGGCAAGCTGTCGATGGCCGAAATGCAGGGCGGCAGCTTCACCATTTCCAATGGCGGGGTCTATGGCTCGCTGATGTCGTCGCCCATTCTGAACCCGCCGCAATCGGGTATTCTGGGGATGCACAAGATTCAGGAACGCCCGATGGTTGTCGGCGGCCAGATCGTTGCGCGCCCGATGATGTATCTGGCGCTGTCCTATGACCACCGGATTGTCGACGGCAAGGGTGCCGTGACCTTCCTTGTGCGCGTGAAAGAAGCGCTGGAAGACCCGCGGCGGTTGTTGATGGATTTGTGAGAAAACCATTAATACCTTTGGCGCGCTAACGGGCGCGCCAAAGGTATGGCTTGGGGGTGTTTTTGATGACCGGTGAAGTAAGCTTCGATGAAAAAGTTCGGCTTGAACATTTTCGGTCGGGTATCGACGCTGTACGGGAAGTAGGGATACTCGCGCTCAAGACAATCATTACCCTAAACAGTGGCGCATTCGTAGTATTGCTCACATTTATTGGTAATGCGGCTGCTCAATCAAAATTTATGGTGCCGTTGGATAAACTCCAATGTTCCATGTACGCATTTCTATGCGGAATCGCTCTAAGTTTTATCGCAATAGCCTATACTTACTTTGTTTCGCAAAGCCTTAGCCCTTACCCTCTTCCAGAGAAGCGGACGGATGGTTGGTTTGTTCCAATTGTTATTTTGATAACGGGGTTGGCGGTGGCGGCCTTTTTGGTAGGTGTAATAACGGTGATTCATAACGTGATGGTCGTGGAAAACGTGGTGGTCATGGAATGACCCCCGAACTTACAGTCCTCACTCTCGCGGCGCTTCTGCAAATGGCGCAGTATATCCTGTTTGCCGTTCCTGCGAACCGTGAACTGGGCACACGCTACACAGGCGGGTCGCGTGATTTTGCGCCTCCAAAACCCCTGTCGAAACGCACTGCCCGGCTGCAACGCGCGCTCGACAACCACTTCGAGGGGCTGATCATCTTCGCCATCGCCGTGATCGTGGTGACCTTCACCAAGATCACCACCCCTTTCACCGCCGCCTGCGCCTTCATCTATCTTGCTGCCCGCATCCTCTATATCCCGGCCTATGCTTTTGGCCTGAACCCGTGGCGCTCGCTCATCTGGGGCATCGGTTGGGCGGCCACATTGCTGATGCTGATCGCGGCGCTGTTCTGATGCTTCATTCTGGCAAAAATATCCTCGGGGGGTGCGGGGGACAGCCCCCCCCTCTTCGCCTGAAAAAAGGAGACACCTTATATGTCCTACGACCTTATCGTTATCGGCGCTGGCCCCGGCGGCTATGTCTGTGCCATTCGTGCAGCCCAGCTTGGCCTGAAAGTGGCCTGTGTGGAAGGGCGTGACACGCTTGGCGGCACGTGCCTGAATGTGGGCTGCATCCCGTCCAAGGCGCTGCTGCACGCAACCCACCAGCTGCATGAGGCCGAGCATAATTTCGACGCCATGGGCCTGACGGGGGCGAAACCCAAGGTCGATTGGAAGAAAATGCTTGGCTATAAGTCCGATGTGATCGGGCAGAACACCAAGGGGATTGAATTCCTGTTCAAGAAAAACAAGGTCGACTGGATCAAGGGCTGGGCGTCAATTCCTGCCGCAGGCAAGGTGCAGGTCGGCGACAAGACTTATGACGCCAAAAAAATTGTCATCGCGTCGGGGTCCGACTCCAGCCCGCTGAAAGGTGTGGATGTGGATGAGAAGGTGATCGTCACCTCGACCGGCGCGCTGGAGCTGGGCAAGATCCCCAAGAAAATGGTGGTGATCGGCGCAGGCGTGATCGGGCTGGAAATGGGGTCGGTCTTTGCGCGTCTGGGTGCAGAAGTGACAGTGGTTGAATATCTGGATCGTATCAT
Above is a window of Roseinatronobacter sp. S2 DNA encoding:
- a CDS encoding 2-oxoglutarate dehydrogenase E1 component; its protein translation is MNDQSPNEQLNAQDFLQGHNTDYVEALQAKHAADPSSVDAAWAEYFKALGETQDDATRAAAGPSWARRDWPPVPNDDLTAALTGEWPVVAAPKTAAKPVAGEGDAAAQKITAKAAEKGVTLTTEQVRGAVLDSLRALMIIRAYRIRGHLVADLDPLGLQSEEPHPELDPRSYGFTEADMDRPIFIDNVLGLEVASLREIIDILQRTYCGTFALQFMHISNPEQVSWLKERIEGLGKEIQFTKRGRRAILDKLVQAEGFEKFLHVKYMGTKRFGLDGGEAVIPAMEQIIKRGGALGVREIAVGMPHRGRLNILANVMAKPYRAIFNEFQGGSFKPEDVDGSGDVKYHLGASSDRKFDGNTVHLSLTANPSHLEAVNPVVLGKVRAKQDQIGDAERRQVLGVLLHGDAAFAGQGIIAEGFGLSGLRGHRTGGTIHLVVNNQIGFTTAPHFSRSSPYPTDIALMVEAPIFHVNGDDPEAVVHAAKVATEFRQKFLKDVVIDVFCYRRFGHNEGDEPMFTNPAMYTRIKKHKSTLQLYTERLVADGLIPEGEIDDMKAAFQAHLNDEFEAGKTYKPNKADWLDGRWSHLNREGEEYQRGQTSIPSETLAELGGALTHYPEGFNIHKTVVRQLEAKKEMFASGRGFDWATAEALAFGSLVTEGYPVRLSGQDSTRGTFSQRHSAFIDQQTEDRYYALNNIKEGQARFEVIDSMLSEYAVLGFEYGYSLAEPNALVMWEAQFGDFANGAQIMFDQFISSGESKWLRMSGLVMLLPHGFEGQGPEHSSARLERFLQQCAQDNWIVANCSTPANYFHILRRQIHRSFRKPLVLMTPKSLLRHKLCISEAADFTEGSSFHRVLWDDAQKGNSTTELVADDKIKRVIMCSGKVYYDLLEERDARGITDIYLLRVEQFYPFPAMALLKELERFPNAEVIWCQEEPKNQGAWSFIEPNIEWVLGRLKGATKRPRYVGRTASASPATGLASQHKAQQEALVNEALTIEG
- a CDS encoding DUF805 domain-containing protein, which gives rise to MTITQAIQNGFRNAFTFSGRSRRPEYWFFFAFVFGGAAVLSVLELAIRGTTGGLVLRAFQIIVFVPFLAVGWRRLQDTGRPGWFLLVPSAIVVASTFVSGSVFQHMIGIILSPFGLAARGGPDGIVGVMSIVQILAGLVIVFWMSRSSQRGPNTYGPEPRVH
- a CDS encoding MAPEG family protein, yielding MTPELTVLTLAALLQMAQYILFAVPANRELGTRYTGGSRDFAPPKPLSKRTARLQRALDNHFEGLIIFAIAVIVVTFTKITTPFTAACAFIYLAARILYIPAYAFGLNPWRSLIWGIGWAATLLMLIAALF
- the odhB gene encoding 2-oxoglutarate dehydrogenase complex dihydrolipoyllysine-residue succinyltransferase; the protein is MSTEVRVPTLGESVSKATIATWFKKPGDAVAVDEMLCELETDKVTVEVPSPVAGTLGEIVAQEGDTVGVDALLAMISEPGAAETPSKAPKADAKPAEAPQQDAGESVDVMVPALGESVSEATVASWFKKPGDAVEQDEMLCELETDKVSVEVPAPASGVLAEILAEEGSTVAAGGKLAVISGGAVASPAAGAQAPAATSGSAGRDVEDAPSAKKLMAEKGLSADQVTGTGRDGRIMKEDVQKAAAAPAAQPTAAPAVPTPAAAPRAPVAADDAAREERVKMTRLRQTIARRLKDAQNTAAMLTTYNEADMGGIMELRKEYKDQFEKKHGVKMGFMSFFVKACCHALNEVPEVNAEIDGTNVVYKNYVHMGVAVGTPNGLVVPVLRDAHKMGFAEIEKRIAEMGKRARDGKLSMAEMQGGSFTISNGGVYGSLMSSPILNPPQSGILGMHKIQERPMVVGGQIVARPMMYLALSYDHRIVDGKGAVTFLVRVKEALEDPRRLLMDL